Proteins from a genomic interval of Zingiber officinale cultivar Zhangliang chromosome 1B, Zo_v1.1, whole genome shotgun sequence:
- the LOC121980788 gene encoding porphobilinogen deaminase, chloroplastic-like isoform X1 produces MGISIFFSACMRYTMGIDISLIVNQANCIASLNHHYTQLAVVCERAFLETLDWSCCTPIAGYAHRDTDGNCVLRRLINSSDRKRALETSIKGLYALDDMVAMGKDLGRVTFKSWPRFLQLVTFIQFTFTESGGII; encoded by the exons ATGggcatatctatttttttttctgcGTGCATGCGATATACAATGGGCATTGACATTTCTTTGATTGTGAATCAGGCTAACTGCATAGCTTCGTTGAACCATCATTATACTCAATTAGCTGTTGTCTGTGAAAGGGCATTTCTTGAGACACTTGATTGGTCTTGTTGTACACCAATTGCTGGCTACGCTCATCGTGATACTGATGGAAATTGTGTTCTAAGGCGTTTGATCAATTCATCTGACAGAAAACGAG CACTAGAGACATCGATAAAAGGCTTATATGCTCTTGATGATATGGTGGCAATGGGAAAAGACCTAGGCAGAGTTACTTTCAAGAGCTGGCCTAGGTTTCTTCAATTGGTAACCTTTATTCAGTTTACCTTCACAGAGTCAGGAGGAATAATTTAG
- the LOC121980788 gene encoding porphobilinogen deaminase, chloroplastic-like isoform X2 → MLLTISQGAIGIACRGADDKMANCIASLNHHYTQLAVVCERAFLETLDWSCCTPIAGYAHRDTDGNCVLRRLINSSDRKRALETSIKGLYALDDMVAMGKDLGRVTFKSWPRFLQLVTFIQFTFTESGGII, encoded by the exons ATGCTTCTAACAATTTCTCAAGGTGCTATTGGAATTGCTTGTAGAGGCGCTGATGATAAAATG GCTAACTGCATAGCTTCGTTGAACCATCATTATACTCAATTAGCTGTTGTCTGTGAAAGGGCATTTCTTGAGACACTTGATTGGTCTTGTTGTACACCAATTGCTGGCTACGCTCATCGTGATACTGATGGAAATTGTGTTCTAAGGCGTTTGATCAATTCATCTGACAGAAAACGAG CACTAGAGACATCGATAAAAGGCTTATATGCTCTTGATGATATGGTGGCAATGGGAAAAGACCTAGGCAGAGTTACTTTCAAGAGCTGGCCTAGGTTTCTTCAATTGGTAACCTTTATTCAGTTTACCTTCACAGAGTCAGGAGGAATAATTTAG
- the LOC121980806 gene encoding protein NOI4-like yields the protein MDSDKGQPLPKFGEWDVNNPASAEGFTVIFNKARDEKKTGGNSGATPSRNEGGSLQQDDAGYQYPSKTRKWFCCG from the exons GATAAGGGTCAGCCACTTCCTAAGTTCGGGGAGTGGGATGTGAACAATCCCGCATCTGCTGAAGGTTTCACCGTCATATTCAACAAAGCTCGGGACGAAAAGAAGACAGGCGGTAACTCCGGTGCAACTCCATCAAGAAACGAGGGAGGCAGTTTACAACAGGATGATGCCGGTTATCAGTATCCTTCAAAAACT CGCAAATGGTTTTGCTGTGGCTGA